In Lycium ferocissimum isolate CSIRO_LF1 chromosome 3, AGI_CSIRO_Lferr_CH_V1, whole genome shotgun sequence, the genomic window tgatagggtatttatgtaatttttaagaATTAGAGCAGTATGGGGTGAAATGGTGGGAAGCAGCTCCAATACTGGATCCGTCCAGTTTGTCCAGTACCTGGCAAATTGATTACACCTGTCCGGTTAGAGATCTAAGGGTCACTattagtttaattaattaaacccCTAAACCATGGTTAAATCCAGTTGGCATTCTAGGTGATTACCACCCTCCGAAAGTATAGTTGGAGCATTTTCTTTTGATTGGAAAAGATTTTCATTCTGTGAATATAATCGTCTGGGTCcaatccaaaaaaattatactcAATTACTTTTCTGATGTTCATTGTTGGCagtaataaaatgaagtttacaCTCATTTCATTGTTATGAAAAACTTGTTCATCAGCTATTTCaatgtctcaatttatgtgacacaatCTTTCAAcactcaaaattttcaattttgaccATGAATttagatataattttttttaattccttttgaaataaaattacatTCTACTTgacaattatttaaaaaaatactataagtcataataattaacaatttaaaactatttagtcaaaaaaataaaatttgtttaatGCTCACAATCCAAAAAAGTGCCAcgtaaattgaaatggagaaaGTAATTTTTCATAACCATGAAGTGAGTGTAAACTTCGTTTTATTACTGCCAACAAAGAACATCAGAGAAGTAATTGAGCATAAATTTTTTGGATGGGCCCAGACCATTATATTCATGGAATGAAAATCTTTTCCAATCAAAAGAAAATGCTCCAACTATACTTTCGGAGGGCAGTAATCCAACTGGATTTAACCATGGTTTAGgggtttaattaattaaactaatAGTGATCTAACCGGACAGGTGTAATACAATTAGCCAGGTACTGGACAACCTGGACGGATCCAGTACTAGAGAGGAGCTTCTTCCGTAGTACGCAATCTGAGCCCACTTGAGTTGCACCACAGAATTGCATGTGTGGGGTCCATATTTTACACTACGTATAGGCGATTTAAGTGACTTAAGTTATGTATACAAGTTAAATTCAAtaacttcaattttaaaaattttatttccTAAGGCACATATTATTCATGTGACCGTTTTTTAATTCTTCCAAGTCATCTCTTTATGCTCACGTCTACTACTAGTAGTAGCACTAACGAACGTACACATTCAACATAGCATGACACTCCAGTCTTTTTATGCAACCTTATCTCCAAACTTTTGAATTTGCAACCCtcctccaccccccccccccgccccgcaaggcaacaaatcaattaaaagaaaaagaagagattttatttttatttttataaaaaggaCTAGCTTTCCCTGGCCAACTCTTGAGTTATATATAGTCCCCTTGTGTACAGCTAAATATTGGAACATCCATAACAGTTTTAAACAATGGAAATATCAGTGGAGATGAGGAAAGGACCATGGAGTTCGGATGAAGACTCTAAACTCATCCACTACATCTCCCTACTTGGACGGGGACGCTGGAATTCTCTCGCTCACTTTGCCGGTATATCTCTACTTAATACtttcaactttctttctttatctcATCCACAAGCTTATGTTGATACAAATAATACATTTAATTACTTAACTGCACTATATAATCTCAACACGCCTCCTTATGGTTAGCCTATAcgccttttcttttttaatgagTCATACATGTGGTCCTTTTTTAATATCGCTTTATGGATGGCGATGAAAATGAACCCAAAACTACCTCTGCAAGCTCAACCATATACAGTGTGTGTGATCAGAGGCGAATCTAGAATTTCTGGAACATGGATCcaccacaaaaaaaataaaaaataaaataaaaagaatgaaaaattgtATTAAGTGAAGTTTAATCCCTAGACCTCTAGGTATATAACTCAACCTTTAACCAAGTGgatcatttaaattttttgtggCATTTTAAATAGAtagtattatactaattttagaaaatatatatataaaattaaaaaaattaaagtagtTAAAAAGAGCATATGTTGTAATTACTTAACTATAGTAGTATTATATTTCAACACGTACAACTATTCATGCGCCGTTAATAATCACTAGGCCAAGTgaatgaaaatcaaatattaggTGTAATGAATTTTCCTAAATAGTTACTAGCTAGTATAAACCGTAAAGAATGGATCATGGATCTAACTCGACACTAAAAGCTAACCATGAGGAGAGGATTGTCCAAGTCCATATAAGTAGATCAAGTCCCCCATCTCTTGCCGAGAACTCAACACCACCCGTGCGCATTTCCTATATATTGCATGCAAATGCTTATACTTACGTATAAAAGAGAtactatatgagtacgaatcgTCATTTATTTTCCTTTAGTAGTATACAATACGTATTAACTATTTATACAGGGTTGAAGCGTACAGGTAAGAGCTGCAGGTTGAGATGGTTGAATTATTTGCGACCTAATTTACGACGAGGAAAACTTACTCCTCAAGAGCAGCTTCTTATTTTACTGCTTCATTTTCGCTTTGGAAATCGGTGAGCATTTATCCATGCATCCTTCCTCCTTCTTCTCTTTGCCTTTTGTTATTATTCTCTCGAATTATTGGTGAGTATATCAGCTTAACATTTacttattttataaatagaTGGGCAAAGATTGCAGAGAACTTGCCAGGAAGAAGTGATAACGATGTTAAGAATTACTGGAGAACTAAAGTACAAAAGCATGCAAAAAAGCTGCATTGCGACGTCAATAGCCAGCAATTTCGAGACTTCCTTCTATATCAATGGCTGCCCTATCTGGCTGAACAAATACGTGCCCCATCATcgtcgtcttcttcttcttcttcttcttcttcttcttctacttctCACATGAATAACGCTGAAATCATGATGCATAATACTCCTAATTTTGTTCAAACTGGGATTAATGGATCCACTGACATGACATGTCCAAACATTCATGTCTCATCGACGGATTCCTTCGAAGCAGAAGTTACAGTACCGCTGATAGATGATGGTAATATTTGGAACAGCTTGTCTAGCTTTGAAGAtggtttttctgatttttcaagCCAAGAAATGGCGGTTTATGAGGATCAGTACTGTAACAATTGGACAAGCGCAACATTAGAAATATTTCCAGATGAAACGCCATGTTTGGATGCTATGGACCTTTGGCTCTTTCCTTAATTAGAGGTGTAAAGCGTAATGTAAAACTTAAAATACTACTATTACTACTTACTTTAGTGACAGCTGGCCGCTAACGCAATGTTTGCTCTTTCACCTACGTGTGTATCTCTCTCTATCATATATGCACCAGGACGTCAACTTTTTTCCATGCATGTTGTACTCCGTATATAATTAATAGAGCCCGAAACTTAAATGAT contains:
- the LOC132051245 gene encoding MYB-like transcription factor EOBII, coding for MEISVEMRKGPWSSDEDSKLIHYISLLGRGRWNSLAHFAGLKRTGKSCRLRWLNYLRPNLRRGKLTPQEQLLILLLHFRFGNRWAKIAENLPGRSDNDVKNYWRTKVQKHAKKLHCDVNSQQFRDFLLYQWLPYLAEQIRAPSSSSSSSSSSSSSSTSHMNNAEIMMHNTPNFVQTGINGSTDMTCPNIHVSSTDSFEAEVTVPLIDDGNIWNSLSSFEDGFSDFSSQEMAVYEDQYCNNWTSATLEIFPDETPCLDAMDLWLFP